The stretch of DNA GAAATATCTGCGATGATAAGGGCAATGGTCAGAGACTTTCCTGTTCTTAAACTTTTAGCCAGGTAATTGGGTTTGTAGTTCATTCTTTTAGCTACTTCCAGAACTTTTTTTGTCATGGCATCACTAATTCTGTTTTCCTTACTTTTTTCATTGAGCACGAAGGAAACCAAGGATTTTGAAACACCCAACTCTTCAGCAATGTCTTTTATGGTACTATTCTTCTTTTTTGACATTTCGGCAAATTCTTTTTGAAATAAAGGGCTTTCTTATAAAAAAAAACCGTGAGTAGAACAAAATCGTAAATTTGATTTTCCACAAAAAAATCTATCGATATGCCCACTCACAATTACACGCAAGAAACAACATTTTACGAAGAACTTCAAAAGCGAACCGATATAGATTTACGTGATAATCGAGGCAAGCGTCATAATCCTGTTTTGTACTTGACCGATGGACTGCAAAATATTTGGCTAATTATTATGGATTGAAGTTCATTTCTCTGATTTGTTACTCTCCGAGAGTTTATATGAAGAATATAGCGATCAAATCATAAAGAGGATGAGAAATAAAACTCAAAATTGATTATTTTTGTTTATAGAAAACTTTCACTTGACTACAGAACACAAGAATTGTCAGAGCTCCAAAAAAAGGAGCTTCGCGAGAACCCATATTTAAATATTTTCACTGTCCAAATCGACCGTAGGAAGATTCATGAACACCAAGCCTTAGAGCATGTTTGGAGGTCGCTTTTGGAGATAAAAAGCGTCAATTTTTTGATGAGACAAGGCGCTTTTTGAAGTGCATACCCTTAGGTACGGACGAAAAAAGCAACGAAGTATCAGCGAAAAAGAGATGGTTTTTAGCCCAAAGGGTGACCTCCAAACATGCTCTTACAGGAGAAGGTGTTTTCAAAATTGTTTGAAGCAGCAGAAATTGCAAATTTCATTAAAGAGGAAAGAGTGGCATATGAGGAAATTTTGAAGTATTATAAAGACATCAAAAATGTAGTTGATACTTCAAGAGAAGAGGGAATAGCTGAGGGAATTAAAATAAACTAGCATATGAAATATTTATACGGTATTGGCCTGGCCACCATCCTTGTTTTTGCCTCTTCTGCCCGCTTGTCATTTGACCCGCTGATGGATCACCTGGTTGCTTATTATTCGTTCAATCATTGTGATGCCCGTGATGACAGCGGGAATGGTTCTGATGGTCAATTATTTGGTGAGATTGATTGTTGGTGTGGGATAGAAGATGATGGTTTATTATTGGACGGTCAGCGAGATTTTATTGAATTTTATGGCAAGGTGAATGCTTATTTTACAACCTCTGATTTTACCATTAGTTTTTATATCAAACCTGAGCAGTACACCTTTTTTGCCCAAAGTTTGCTCTCCAAGCGGGAGGAGTGCACCGAAGAGCATATGATGGATATCCTCTTGGATTATCGCCAGGGGATCATAGATACCAAGGTACACCAATCTGAATATAAATATTATGGCGGGCTTTCGCCGAAAGTAGATCCTAGTGGGTGGATGCATTTTGCCTTAGTGCGTACCGGCTCCGAGGCTTTTACCTTTATTAACGGAGAAATCATGCAAGAATCCATACGCTGTAGCGGGGTGGATATTAGTAATGATGCCCCACTTTCTTTTGGGAATAGCCCCTGCGTCAAAGGGGGGCGAGGGCAGCGTTTCAAGGGGGTCTTAGATGAGTTAAGGGTCTTTGATCGCGCCCTGAGTGCTGACGAGATCAAAGCCCTTTACGATTTGCATCCGATCGAAAATGCAGCGAGAGACTGCTATTCTTAGAGGATGACCTCATTAACTACCAAATATAAATTTCTTCTACGATTTTCAGAAAAGGAGGACCGTCACTGGTAATTTCCATGCCACAGCTGCAGCCACCCTCACAACCTAACCTGGAAATACCTCCACTGCTTCCTTTGTCGACAAATTTACAGCTATCTCCGGTGCCACCGCCACAATGACACCATAAGGTGCCTATTCCATCCAGTTTTTTGGCCTGTACGCCTTTAGGAGGGCTTGTCATTGGTTGTGCTTGTGATTCCGGAATAACAGATAGCCGCTTTTGGACTTCATCTACCATTAATTTATAGCCTTCCGTAGCCGTTAAAATACGCTTTTGATCAACTTTGATCGCCTCAGGCATAAATTTGTTTGCCTTTAAGGCCTTGAAGGCCATTTCGGTAAGTTTGATTGCTTTTACTTTTTTGAAAGCAACAGCATCTTCTTGAGGCGGGGTGACAAATCCAACCACCCCGATGAGTAGGAGTAGAAGACTCCCTGTGGTTAGCAAATAGTTCTTCATAGAAAATTATGTATTTTTAGTTGCAGCCAAGATAAGCATTGGATTAATTTTTTTGTCACCCGATCTGATGATTTTAAGGGAAAGCCTATTGTAAAACGGTCAGATAACCTTAAAAAACACTATTTTGGTGAGTGATTTTAGACAAGCAATAAGATTAAAAATGAATAATATACCTACTTTATTTCCGTAAAACTACTAAAAGAGGCTTAAGTATAGTTTTTTTGATGTAATGAAAGGTGATTCTTAAAATAATTGGTTTTTGAAAAAAAATAACTGATGCTTACTTTAGGTGATTTATTTACGAAAAAGGCTTTGGCTATTTTCTCCTTTGAAGAAGAAAAGGACTATTATATTATGAACATGCTGCCTTGTGAAAATCCTTATTGTGATTGCGGGCAAACCTATTTATTCATATCCGATGAAAACAATTATAATCGGATAAAGGAAAAGGATAGCATTGTTCTTTCCGTCAATGTTCACGATGAAAAAATATTTCCCTCGCCCAAGCTGAATACTTCTACACCAGAAGTTTCTGTACTCCAAAACCAATTATCGGACTATTTCAAAGAAGGCTTAACAGCGGATGACTGGTCTATTCTTTCCTCCATATATTACGGTATCAAAGGCGATGTAATTGAAGAATTCAAAAGCACCAACTATGATTATGAATTTTCACAAGAGCATATCATGGATAGCGCTTTGTTGATATATTTTAGCGAGATTTTTCCTGCGTCTCAAAAATTTATGGTAGAACGGAATGGAGACCTCTTTTGCCTTGAAGAAAGTTATTGCAAAAATGAGTTTTGTGATTGTATGGATATGCATATTGAGGTGTACAAAAACAATGCATATGATAGAGATTTTTGGTATAATTATGGAACAGGCGAAGCTAAGAACAAGGCTGATCGGGACTTGATGGATGCATTGAATAAAACATATAATGGATTACTTAACAACTATTTCCTGACAAGAAATCTAGCTGTTCGAATTTTGTATGGGAAATCCAATCTGAACCGAAATAAAAAGGAATTGAAGCAAAATAAAATACAGTTGGCGCAATTGAAAAAAAGCAAAACAAGAAGAAATGATCCTTGCTATTGCGGAAGCGGAAAAAAATACAAGTATTGCTGCCTGAAGAAAGGGGAATAGTCTAGCCCTATGGGACGAAAAAAAAAATAAAGTAATCAAATTTCGGTTTTTAAATATTTTGCTAAGCAATTGACTGAAAGGCAATTGTGTGCAAAATTTTAGCAACCTTAAGCAGGAATTTGATTACTTCATTTCCGTCAAACTACTAAGATGAAAAAATTACAATCAGATATACAAAAGTGTACCATCTGTGCGCCTTACCTGGAAATGGGCTGCCGCCCCGTCTTCTCCTTTAGCCCGTTCAGCAGAATTGTCATCATTGGCCAGGCACCAGGGCGGCGTGTGCATGAGTCGGGCATTCCTTGGGATGACCAGAGTGGCAACAATTTGCGAGACTGGCTGGGGGTGACGAAGGAAGAATTTTATAACCCTGATTTATTTGCCATCGTTCCTATGGCTTTTTGTTATCCAGGTACCGGAAAATCTGGGGATTTACCACCAAGAAAGGAGTGCGCACCTCAATGGCATGTTCCCATTTTAAACCTTTTATCACACGTAAGTTTAACCCTGTTAATTGGCCAATATGCCCAAGGATATTATCTGCTCGAAAAAAACGAACATAACTTAACGGAGACGGTCAAACATTACGAAAACTACCTGCCTCAATATTTTCCATTACCCCATCCGTCCCCCAGGAATAATATTTGGAAAAAGAAAAACCCTTGGTTTGAAACCGATTTATTACCTGTTTTGAGGGAACGTATAAAAAGTATTATTTAAATGATCATCAAGAAAATCTATTTATTGATAGGTTTAATAAGCTTAGTTACGGCTTGGGCCTGTAAGCCTCATAAGCCTATGTGGACCCTGGAAAAGCTGAAGGGCGAAAACTACCAGGAGGTTAAATACTTTTATGATAAAAAAACGACCACGACGAGTGAACCGGATAAGTTCCCGATGTACCCTGGCGGAACCTTGGGCTTTTTAGCGGATGTAAAGCGTTTAACCAAGTTTTCAGCTGTAGACTATAAAGATGGCATTGGAGGGGATGTCGTCGTTCAGTATACCATTAGCGCAGAGGGTGGTGTGGAAAATATCACCATTGTCAAAAGTTTAAGCCCAGGCTTAGATGCAGAAGTTGTGCGCATACTCAAATCCTTAAAGCATCGCTGGTTTCCTGCCTTCGTCAATGGCAATCCTGTTGATGTCACCTTTTTGCAAACCTTTACCTTTGAAATAAATAAACCTACTCAGGAAAAATGATGCGCGCAATCCCTTATTTCATTCTATCCAGGGATATATCCTCCATCACAGCTTTCAAATCAGTCATGGGGACATCACGTCCTTCCCCCTTGACAATGAATCGATTATTGACGAGTAAAGACAATTCGCTGTTATTGGAACGTTTGGTGTATTTTTCAATAGCCTTAAAGCCATTGAAGGTGCTGGTCCGTTCATAGCCTTTTTCATCTTCCTTGTCCATCTCCAGGTTGGCCCAGGCCGCCATGCTCATCAGCCCCATCTGTAAGCCTCCGGTATCAAAGATGCTGATCGTAATTTTTTTGCCATCGCTGGTTTGGTAGGTTCCTTCGGCTTGGGATATTTTAAAGCCCATCGCCCCATTGGTTTGGCCCGATTTGTTAGTCCGTTCAAGGCCGTCGAGCTTTTCAGGGAGGAAGGCTTGGAGGTCGCGGAAGTTGAGGGGCTCGCCCTCTTGAAGATTGGCGGCTTGTTTGATGGCTTCCTGCGCTTGGTTCATGGCGGCTGTTAAGTCATTCGAGGCTGCTTGGGCCGACTTAGGGTTATCCGATTCCACTTGACTTTCAGCTGCTTTGTCTCCTGAGCAGGCAGTTGCGCCCAATAAAAATAAGAAGGTGCTGATTTGAATTAGCTTTTTCATGGATGTGTTTTATTGGTTTAGTTTAAAGGTTAGCCAACCAATAAAGGTTGCCGTAAGTAAAAAAAGGAAGAAATTACCAATGCTCAGTTGTTGCCGACTAAGCCTGGGTTTTATCATCAAACTTCCAATGAGCGCCAGGAATAGACCTAATAACCCATAGCCTAACACCATCGGCCCTCCTGCCAACCCTACGCCTTTTGGTATCAACCAACGAGATAGTATCATACCCAAGGCTGCACCCAAAATACTGGATAATACGACGAATGAGATGTTGGATAAGGTTTCTTTCATTGGAAGAGGGGATGGTAATTAAAATCAAAATTAAAATCAAAATTAAAATGCCTCCTGTGTCGCCACGCCGCTACGCCAATTTACAATTCTCTCCTGCCATACCCTCGCGACTTACAACCTACCCCCCGCCACTTCCAAGTAACTTACAACCTCCCCCCGCCATACCTCAGCAAAAAACCTCCAATACCTCTCAACCTCCACTACCTCCCCGTCCAAAAAAAAGGGGCTATTCCTTGTCACCCAGGTTCTACACCTTTCTCACCAATTCGACCCTTCGGTTCTGCTGCCTTCCTTCCTCTGTCAGGTTGTTTGATTTTGGGGAAAGAGGGCCAACGCCTTTGCCTTCGAGGCGATCTCTTGAGATGTTGTAGTTATTGACCAAGGCATCAGCAACAGCTTGTGCTCTTTTTTCTGCCAGGCTGAGGTTGTAGCTCAAAGAACCCTTCATATCGGTATGGCCGACAATATAGAGGTTTACATCTGCGTGTTGTTTTAGGTAATCGGCGATGGCTTTTAATTCCGGTTCGGAGGAGGCTTGGATTGTTGCCTTATCAAAATCGAAGTAAATACCATAAAGGGCAACTACGCCTTTTTGGTCAATTTCACGGGCAATATAATCGGCATCAACACTTATTTTATGATCTTCAAGTGGGGCTTCTTCCACGATATCAACCAATGCCACTACTTCCTCTGAAGTATGTTGGTATACGGCGATGGCAACATAAACATTACCAGTTGGTCGCTCTAATTTAGCCGCGATATAGCCTTTGCCGCCAGCCGAAGCAGTACCGTGGAATAACATGACATTGCTATTTGTCGGCACGGGATTTTTGCTGTAGGCCGTTGCGATCCAAGTGCCGCCGCCAACCTCTTTGGAAACATTGGCCTGGGGGAAAAAACCCTGGGCTAAGGATTCGAAACCGGCACGGTTGATGGCATTGCGATAGTTTTGGTAAACCTCACTCATCGTCACGGTACCTTTGTGCTTATAGTAAATGCGGGTCACCTTTCCCTCCAAATCAATCCATTTGTCAATCGCCCGATAGCCAAAGTATTTACCAACGGCGAGATGGTAAGAAGAAAAGGCCTCTTCTTGACACCAGGAGATGTTAAATCCTGGATAACGGGTGATAAGCGGGTGGTCTTCGCATCCCTGTTTATCGGACTGTGCCCATCCATTGATGGTGAAAAGGCATAAGACTAAGCAGCAGGATAATAATTTGTTCATCGGTTTATGTTTGTTCTCTGTAAAGCATATTCAAAAATAGTAGCAGCAAAACCAGATTTAAAACCAATTTTTATTTGTTTTTAATTTTTCAAATGTGTTTTTTGGATTTTAATTTGTTTATTATCAATTAATAAGCTCATTTGTTTTTAACTTTTCAAAATATTTGCTGATACTGTTTTTATGAAATCTAATTGGCTCTTTCAACTCATCAAAACCCTAAGTAAGGCAGAAAAGCGTCACTTCAAGCTATATCTTGGGCCATATGACAAAAAAGGAGAAAGCTTTTATATGCGGCTTTTCAATCGTTTTAGTAAAGCGGAAAAGTATGATGAAAAGGCCCTGATGGCATCCTTCCCAAGCCAGCAGCGGGCTGTGCTGAAAAACCAGTTGTTTCACAAAGTCTTGGGGAGTCTGATCAAGCAGCATGAGGGCAATACTGCTTATGGAGAAGTTCAATTATTGATTCAGAAAAGTGATGTGTTATACCAACGTAAATTGTTTAAAGCAGCTGATCAATTACTCAAAAAGGCGGCACAAAAGGCAGAAGAATTAGAGCTTTTCGAAACCTTGATGACCATTTACCAAAGATGGAAGCGCCTGTATATTTTTGTTCTAGGGGTAGAAGAACGTGCTTTTCATATCCAGCGATTTTGGGAACTAGAGCAAAAAGTATTGTCTCAATTGGCCAATTTGCGTGAAATGGAATGGGCTTCTATGCAGGTGTTTGATTGGTATTATCGCCATCATTATGCCAAAACAGCCGAAGAAAAAAAACACTACGATCAATTGATGCAGCATCCCTTATTGCAGCATATTGACCAATCTTTATCCTTTAGTGCCAAGGTTATATTTCTTAATACCCTTGGACTGTACAACGACTGTATTGGTGAAAAAAAAGCGTGTATTGATTTTAGGAAACAATTGGTGCAATTGTATCAGGAATATCCACATTGGATCAAAGAAAGGGCTACGCAGTACCTCGCTGCTTCCAATAATTGGATTTTGGGACTGATTCATTTAGAAGCCTATTCACAAGCCAATGAAGCCTTGGAACAAATTCATACCTTTCCTACCCGGCTACAGCGACCTTTTAAGGGAGAGGAAGAGGTGATGTGGTTTAGACTCTATCATTCCCTCAGCTTGGAGGTAAGTATCCGAACGGGTAATTTCCGAAAGGCACAAGCGAATATTCCTGAAATAGAAAAAGCGTTTGTAAGATTGGGTAATAAGTTGAATGAGGCCTTCAAATTGCCTTTTTATTATTTTTTTGCTTATACTCAATTTGCCCTATGCCAGTACAAAGAAGCATTGGATTGGCTAGCACCGCTTGTTCACAAAGACGACCCCAGTTTCCGGTCGGAGCTGTTTCGTTTTGGGCGGCTGCTATACCTCGTCATCCATTATGAGCTCGGAAACTTTGAGTTACTCCCTTCGATTACGCGATCTACACAGCGATATTTAAAGAAGTCAGGGAAGATTTCTCCCTATGAAAAAATACTCCTCGATTTTTTTAACAAAACCCCCTATACCGATTCGAAAACGGCTTTTCAAACCTTATTGGCAGGCTTAGATCCCTTATTTGAGCGCCCCACACCAACAGGGGTGCTGCATCATTTTCACTTTCTGAGTTGGTGTAAGGGGCATATTGAGGGGCAAAATTTCGAATTCGCCTTCCATACTTATTTGTCTCGATAGACGGTAAAACAGCGGAATACAGCTGCCAATGTGAAGCCTTTTCTCCTATAATGCCACGTCCCAGAAAAAGCATTTGGCACTATTTTTTGGACATCAACAGGTTTTCATACCAATACAGCCCACTTCTTCCTGGCAGCACCAAGTCGAGGTCGCCATCGCCATCGAGGTCGGCCGCCTTAGGGTCGAGGCCGATGCCAGCAGGGCCATTTTCTTGGATGGTGTGACGTTGGAATTTTCGGGTGGCCTTATCAAATTCGTAGCGATAAATAACGAGGGGATCTGTTGCGCCAGGGTCTTTCCCTTCATGGGCCCAAAATCGTTTTCCATCTACAAATTCCTTTACACCATTATTGTCCAAATCGACCCAAAGCGGGCTATGCCCTTGTGACCAGGTACTATCTACCAGGTGCTTATGCCAGCTGCGTTGGCCATTCTCCAGCACTTGTTCCTCCCAATACACGCCGTAATCATGTCCGATAGCATAAACCAAATCATTGTCCCCATCTTCATCGACATCGGCTACAACAATAGGCATAGAGGTACGTCCTAAATCGAATTCGGCTCGCCAGATCCACTGGCCATTTCGGGGGTCGGCAGGTGCTTCAGCCCAACCTTTGGTGCCAATGAAGTCGCCTCGGCCATCGCCATTTATATCGCCAAATCCGCTACCATGCCCGCCTCCTTCGGGGGCTATTTCATGGCGTGCCCACTGTGGTTCGCCCGCTTTGGTTTCGGGCAGCAACTCGTACCAGGCGGCAAATTCCCAGCCGCTGGGTAAGATGTCCATTTGGCCATCACCATCAACATCATGCAATCGGCCGGTTTCCATACGCCCTGGTTCGTCTACCATGTGTTTCTTCCATTCACCAAGGCCAGGCCCTGGGTGCTCTAGCCAATAAATAGAACTACTGCGGAAATTAACATGAATGATATCCAACCAGCCATCTTTATTGACATCCA from Saprospiraceae bacterium encodes:
- a CDS encoding PD-(D/E)XK nuclease family transposase — its product is MLLQEKVFSKLFEAAEIANFIKEERVAYEEILKYYKDIKNVVDTSREEGIAEGIKIN
- a CDS encoding LamG domain-containing protein, with product MKYLYGIGLATILVFASSARLSFDPLMDHLVAYYSFNHCDARDDSGNGSDGQLFGEIDCWCGIEDDGLLLDGQRDFIEFYGKVNAYFTTSDFTISFYIKPEQYTFFAQSLLSKREECTEEHMMDILLDYRQGIIDTKVHQSEYKYYGGLSPKVDPSGWMHFALVRTGSEAFTFINGEIMQESIRCSGVDISNDAPLSFGNSPCVKGGRGQRFKGVLDELRVFDRALSADEIKALYDLHPIENAARDCYS
- a CDS encoding SEC-C metal-binding domain-containing protein, which translates into the protein MLTLGDLFTKKALAIFSFEEEKDYYIMNMLPCENPYCDCGQTYLFISDENNYNRIKEKDSIVLSVNVHDEKIFPSPKLNTSTPEVSVLQNQLSDYFKEGLTADDWSILSSIYYGIKGDVIEEFKSTNYDYEFSQEHIMDSALLIYFSEIFPASQKFMVERNGDLFCLEESYCKNEFCDCMDMHIEVYKNNAYDRDFWYNYGTGEAKNKADRDLMDALNKTYNGLLNNYFLTRNLAVRILYGKSNLNRNKKELKQNKIQLAQLKKSKTRRNDPCYCGSGKKYKYCCLKKGE
- a CDS encoding uracil-DNA glycosylase family protein encodes the protein MKKLQSDIQKCTICAPYLEMGCRPVFSFSPFSRIVIIGQAPGRRVHESGIPWDDQSGNNLRDWLGVTKEEFYNPDLFAIVPMAFCYPGTGKSGDLPPRKECAPQWHVPILNLLSHVSLTLLIGQYAQGYYLLEKNEHNLTETVKHYENYLPQYFPLPHPSPRNNIWKKKNPWFETDLLPVLRERIKSII
- a CDS encoding energy transducer TonB; this encodes MIIKKIYLLIGLISLVTAWACKPHKPMWTLEKLKGENYQEVKYFYDKKTTTTSEPDKFPMYPGGTLGFLADVKRLTKFSAVDYKDGIGGDVVVQYTISAEGGVENITIVKSLSPGLDAEVVRILKSLKHRWFPAFVNGNPVDVTFLQTFTFEINKPTQEK
- a CDS encoding OmpA family protein, coding for MNKLLSCCLVLCLFTINGWAQSDKQGCEDHPLITRYPGFNISWCQEEAFSSYHLAVGKYFGYRAIDKWIDLEGKVTRIYYKHKGTVTMSEVYQNYRNAINRAGFESLAQGFFPQANVSKEVGGGTWIATAYSKNPVPTNSNVMLFHGTASAGGKGYIAAKLERPTGNVYVAIAVYQHTSEEVVALVDIVEEAPLEDHKISVDADYIAREIDQKGVVALYGIYFDFDKATIQASSEPELKAIADYLKQHADVNLYIVGHTDMKGSLSYNLSLAEKRAQAVADALVNNYNISRDRLEGKGVGPLSPKSNNLTEEGRQQNRRVELVRKV
- a CDS encoding VCBS repeat-containing protein, whose protein sequence is MKPNKAYQFYFFLLLTTWGCQSTTTAPPTAITAPAELQFRLHEVNKESFYSSSAVMDVDHDGDLDIVSGGFWYEAPDWKQHFVTEVEVINGRPDGYSHLEMDVNKDGWLDIIHVNFRSSSIYWLEHPGPGLGEWKKHMVDEPGRMETGRLHDVDGDGQMDILPSGWEFAAWYELLPETKAGEPQWARHEIAPEGGGHGSGFGDINGDGRGDFIGTKGWAEAPADPRNGQWIWRAEFDLGRTSMPIVVADVDEDGDNDLVYAIGHDYGVYWEEQVLENGQRSWHKHLVDSTWSQGHSPLWVDLDNNGVKEFVDGKRFWAHEGKDPGATDPLVIYRYEFDKATRKFQRHTIQENGPAGIGLDPKAADLDGDGDLDLVLPGRSGLYWYENLLMSKK